TGATCGGCGGCAGCCCGGCCAGCGTCATGGCGCCAAAGGTTATGAAAGTGCCGCCGCCGGCAACCGCGTTGACGGCGCCTGACAGAAAGCCCGCCAGGAAAAGCAGGACGATGTCGAAAACGGACATGCGGATGGCGCCGAAAAAGGATGTTTTGACCGGCTTAGGAAGCTTGGAGCCAAGGCGCAACCCCGTACCGCATGATTGCGATGGCGGCGTGCGATCAAAAAAGAAACCACGAAGGCGTGACAAAGCGTCGAAATAGCTGTATGTGCCCGCCCGTACCGGCAAGAAGAGTCTTCCGGACCCGTCAACAATGACGGTGTAGTCGCCCCTGCCCGATGTTTTCCGACAAAGGGCATAGCCGAGCGGTCATTGGAACTGCAAGGCGAGTGCCGGACGCTCTGACTGTCGAAGAACAAGAAGTGGATTACAGGATGGATATCCTCCGTCAGCTCGAGGCCGAACAGGCCGCCAAGATCGAAGCCAAGCGCAAGCTTCCCGAGTTCCAGCCCGGCGACACCGTGCGCGTCCAGGTCCGCGTGACCGAAGGCACCCGCACCCGCGTCCAGGCCTATGAGGGCGTCGTCATCGCCCGCTCCGGTGCAGGCTTCCAGGAGAGCTTCACCGTCCGCAAGATTTCCTACGGCGAAGGCGTCGAGCGCGTGTTCCCGGTCTACTCACCCATGGTCGAGGGCGTCGAGATCGTGCGTCGCGGCAAGGTGCGTCGCGCCAAGCTCTATTACCTGCGCGATCGTCGCGGCAAGTCGGCCCGTATTTCGGAAAACACCGGCGTGCGCGCCCGCAAGCTGAACGACGAGGAGCGCGATGCGTTGAACGCCGAGAAGGCCCGCATCGAAGCCGAGAAGGTTGCCGCCGCCCAGGCGCTCGCCGCCGAGAAGGCAGCACAGGAAGCCGCCGAGAAGAAGGCCGCCGCCGAGGCCGAAGCAGCAGCCAAGGCCGCTGAAGCGACCCCCGCCGAATAAGCTGTCGACGACAAGGTTTTCAAAAAGGCGGCTTCGGCCGCCTTTTTTCGTTTTGGGGGGGACAAGCATGGATACTTTCTTCGACGCCAACCGCCTGAACTGGGACGATCGGGCGGAACTGCATTCGACCGATGCCACCGGCAGCTACCGCATCGCGGCGGTGCTGGGCGGCGGCTCGGCGCTGCATGCGCTGGAAGCCGGCGAGATCGGCGATCTGGCGGGCAAGGACATCGTCCACCTGCAATGCCATATCGGCCTGGATACGCTCAGCCTGAAACATCTTGGCGCGAAAAGCGTGACCGGGCTCGATTTCTCGCCGAAGGCAATCAACGCGGCGCGCGCGTTCGCGCAAAAGGCAGGCACCGAGGCGCGCTTCGTCGAGGCGTCGGTCTATGACGCGGTCTCGGCACTGGGCCAAACCTATGACATGGTGTTCGTCACCTGGGGCGCGATCAACTGGTTGCCCGATATCTCGGCCTGGGCCAGGGTGGTGGCCGCCTTGCTCAGGCCTGGCGGCAAGCTCTATCTGCTCGAAGGCCATCCGACGATGCTGCAATTCGAAGCCACGGAAGGCCGGCTCGATCTCGAATATGGCTGGCGCACGCCGCAGACCAAGCCGCTCGTGTTCGACGAAGCCCAGACCTATACCGGCGACGCGCGGTCGCTGCCGCACACGCGCATCTATGAGTGGATCCATCCGCTGTCCGACATCGTCAATGCGATCCTGTCGGCGGGGCTTTCCCTCGATTTCCTCAACGAGCACGAGGTCATCGTGTGGAAGGCGTTTCCCTTCGTCGTCGAGACCGGCGAGGGCCAGTTCGAACTGCCGGACGGTTATCCTAGAATCCCGATGTCCTTCTCGATCGGTGCGACGAAACGCGGCTGAGACGCGGTCCGCAAGAGGCGTTCAACGAAGCGTGAATT
The nucleotide sequence above comes from Mesorhizobium shangrilense. Encoded proteins:
- the rplS gene encoding 50S ribosomal protein L19: MDILRQLEAEQAAKIEAKRKLPEFQPGDTVRVQVRVTEGTRTRVQAYEGVVIARSGAGFQESFTVRKISYGEGVERVFPVYSPMVEGVEIVRRGKVRRAKLYYLRDRRGKSARISENTGVRARKLNDEERDALNAEKARIEAEKVAAAQALAAEKAAQEAAEKKAAAEAEAAAKAAEATPAE
- a CDS encoding class I SAM-dependent methyltransferase translates to MDTFFDANRLNWDDRAELHSTDATGSYRIAAVLGGGSALHALEAGEIGDLAGKDIVHLQCHIGLDTLSLKHLGAKSVTGLDFSPKAINAARAFAQKAGTEARFVEASVYDAVSALGQTYDMVFVTWGAINWLPDISAWARVVAALLRPGGKLYLLEGHPTMLQFEATEGRLDLEYGWRTPQTKPLVFDEAQTYTGDARSLPHTRIYEWIHPLSDIVNAILSAGLSLDFLNEHEVIVWKAFPFVVETGEGQFELPDGYPRIPMSFSIGATKRG